From Argopecten irradians isolate NY chromosome 3, Ai_NY, whole genome shotgun sequence:
aaaccaaagtAACTAAAAAACTTGTATATACTAATTAACGATGATAAACAAGTACCGATGGACATATATATCCTCAAGAGACGTTATACTTTCTGTTTtgtggtgattttttttattgaatttttttttgtgtaattatTATAACTTACATCATGCTTCATGTAACGGACCAGTATTTTTCCCGAATTTCACAGcagattttaatttcaattaatcATACATGTAGGTCCGGGATTTTGGGTCAGTGGTCATTGTATCTGACCGGGGTTCACTAGGTCACCATCTTAGATTTGAACCGAAATGTAACTTTGTTCCTTTTATCGATGTACAACTGTGTACGAACTAAATTttctttgtacattttttttcttgtatgtttttaagaaattgtTTTTGGCTATATACTTGTAAAATCAAAGCAATGGGTTACCCATTGGGAGTTCGATTCATGTACTCTGTGTACGAACGTTTTTAAAATGACAATTATACTATTTAAAATAGGGGTTAAACAAGCCGTTTATATTTACTCAGAGAAGTAATATATGTTGTTTCTAGGTCTAGTTTTGGATgataaaattaaacttttcaCCGTTTTATGCCAATGGAACCTTaaaatttcatagaaaaaataaacaaaaattctATGAAATCCTTGAGTATGTAACAGACATAACCACATCAAAATAGAGCATACCTCAGGAAAAAGATAGATCTTGGTGCTCAAATAATATTAAGTATTGAAATAATATGTTGAACATATTATGACAAGATTAAAATTACACATTAAACAGCTAATGTAAACCATTGTAAAATATTAGTAATAAAGTTACACAGTAAACGACGAATTTAATCCAAAATAAAAAccattgtaaaatatattacaatgtagaACTTTATGAACTTTAACATACTATCTTTGTCTCGGTACGATGAATGATgagaataaataaacaaacaaaaatcctataaacatatacaaatcgtcaacaaacaaaaatcttataaacatatacaaatcGTCAATTTTGGACCCATGTAAATGTTATACATTACAATTTTATACCAATAATGATAGTCTTTCAATTACTTTCTTGCGTGAGTAAACAAGTAACATTGTTTATTATCACATTTTGCAACAGATGGTAAGATAACGTATGATAGTGTAATAATGTAGCtatatgaaatattgaggacctttgccccccattacgtttaATCTTCCTGTGCTACTGTAAAACAGTTTATCATATTCTTCATCGGGTGTACTGAAAAGGCCATATTTACGTTTTCATTCGATGAACTGCTGAAGTGTAATGTAAAACGATGAAGTTTAAATGATCACTCATATATCCATGTGTTAACATACTGTGGTTAGAATAAAGTTACACATAAAACTTAAAAGATAATTCAAAGTAAAGTAAAAAACACTGTAAAATATAGAATGTTACAGCAGAaccttatatacataatatCTTAGTCTTGATACGATGAATGAAgagaaaaaattaacaaaacatcaaatcCTACGGTATTAAGTATTGAAACAATATGTCGACCAAATTATGACAAGATAAAAGTTACACATTAAACGacaaatataaaccaaaattaaaaaaaaaaaaccattgtaaatatatattaaagtagaactttatatacataatatctTTGTCTTGACAAGATGAATGATGagaaaaagtaaacaaataaaaatcatcATGATTTTCCAATGGGTAAAAAATAgcataatataatgtattatgaTTGCTTACAATTGTCTATTCAaggtcaaaaaaaaaaaaaaaaaaaaaaattaaacgaCTTGTGGATAATCAAGAGGCATACACACCGGGTATTGAGCTTGTTATAATTTATAGTTGCCATTtgcatgacattatcaaaaaGGATTCGATGTGTATGCTTTCATTAAGTCGAACCCGGTCAAACAATCGCTCCCAGTGCATActataaacactagtaaacataatggcatGATCATTAGGCGacataaatacattttgaaccTTTTGAACTTACGTAActgaaatgaacatttttttgcatatttggCAAAAAATTACAACCAACACAACATTCTCCGAGTCAACAATATTATCTAAGATTACTAAAGACAAGAAGGATGTATATacactttatacatgtatcaactaAGTTATGTACATACTAAGAAGATATATATAGTCATACAAAATCACAAGTTTAAAGAGCCTTACAAGCTTAATTCTTAGTTAATcaataaacaatttttaaaaaatttcgCTGTCTAGGACTTGTAAACAGAACACGTATTTCTTATTCCATGTTGTCAAATAGTCCTGCCTCTCTACCTTGCCACAACAAAAGAATTTGGTACTGACAATTTACGTTATTgctcattaaaaataaaatccacTGAACATATTTTAGTGGGGCAAGTGTGAACAAACGCTTGtaatgtgccgtatttttcatacctacgaatcaagatgagctttcaATAGGTTATTCATCGTTAAAAACTTTAGATGCACATGTTTTACTTATACAAGTACAAAGAAgagtttaaaattattttggcACTACTGTTAAAGATCATAATAATTACGTCTGTAGTGAAaagaaatgagtacatacgatCAGATAATCAAGCTAAACTGTGGTCTATAATTTCCTTTAACATTGTTACAGTTATTAGCAAGTGATTTCTGCTGGTATGtgttcatctaaacatacataggGCATAAAAATAAACGATGTTCACcgtttaattcatcaaaccttatggttttcgatagattaatgaagaaaaatgacATGTCAACATTtttgcccagttacggcacagaTAACTTTAAGCAAGAAACCAAGGTTTATTTACTTGAAAAAAAGAGACCCCTCTTTTATTCCATATCATTTTTTGTGGGCAAAATGATTTCAATGTCATCTACTCGCAGTTTTTCGAAGCATTTGTCCGCCCGAACTGAAAGAGAGATGTTGAGTGGGATGCCGTCTGCGTCTAACTTTCGTATTTTCTCTTCATCGAAGTTTGAGGACTGAATTGATATAATTTGGACTGTTTCTTTTTCGTAGTCTTCAGGGTCAGGACAAAAAACCACTGACCCGCTGTCTTTCTTGTCAGCAAAAAGATTGCCATCTTTTCCCTGAATAAGGTATCCATTTGTCATATCACAGAGAGGAGTTGTTTCAGAATCGGTATCGCGAAAATAAAAATCTGGAGAATGGATGTAACCCTTGGTTAGTTTTGTCATGGCACCTCTTTTGTAGACAAGGTCGTTTATTTGCATATCTCGCCTCATCGGTACGCAATTGCATAGTTTGCCTTCTTCGTCATAAAAGTTTAAAGAACAGTGTTCCTCTTTTTCCACTTTGATAACAGCAATGTCAGTAGGTAGCTGAAGGCTCGCGATGCATTGGCCAAAACGTTTCGGTTCGTTGTGCGTTTGACTGAAGTAACAAGTAGCGTAATGGCCTTCTTTAAAGTAATGTCCGCTAGTCAGTCCGACGCATACCTCGGTCTTCTCTTCCTGTTTACGATAACATCCTTTCTTCACTGTTCCTTTTTCACACGAAAGGCCAGGCGCAGACTTTGATTTTATCCTTGCACGCGTGACCATTCCAAGAGTACCTGCCATATTGGTAGTCTCATTTATTAACTTGTCCCCCTGTGTTCCGGAGGTTGGTTTGAGAAAGTATTTACAGGCATATACTATCTTTGGTTCATGCTGAAGAGATCTGCAGGCATTCGTCACCTTTTCCACTTGTTCTCTGGTTGTATTTTCGTCGACGAATACCACAAGGCCAGTTGAAAATAAACCAAATGCCAGAACTCCTTGTGTACACAATCTAAATAttagataaaagaaatatactTGACAAGTTGTACCCTCAGTATTTTGCATCATGGTGATTTTAtataatcaatgatattttgatatttaattggCAGATTCAAATGACCCGATAAAACCAGCAGGTCGTTTTAAGTGAATGTGCATGTATACTCATTGGTGTAAGTAGCTATATTTCAGTTTTGTTTCTACATTAAAactgtatatttaattatacattaattacatatttgaCAGTTTTACCACAATTGTTTAATATACATTATTCTGTGAGCATGAATGAGAACGAAACATTATCGATATGCTTACTTGATTAATGCCGAAGATACTTCGTCCGGGATTTTTCCTGCATTTGCTGATGCCAATCCATTGTTTGATGACCTATTAAGGAGAGCCAAGGCAGCCTGCTCAATCTGTTGTATCGATTCTTTGCCATACCTCGTTCTTGATCTTGCCAATTCATGTATATGGCGTACCATGTTCTCTGCATAGGAAAATAAGGGTCCGGAAAGAAAATCAGTCAGACATTTTCTTAATCCCTTTTCGGTCATTTCACATTCTATCTCACGGACATCTTTTTTGGGTTGCTGTGGGTGCGGTGGCTTTGCAGAAGCacgaataatattttttgcctGAAACAATGatacaaattgtttttacaggccctcttggcctcttgttggagataaaaaatagaaataattagacatatatatacacaacaacaattaatgttcaaatgatataaaaataatcttcCCCGATATAACAAAATCCAATGTTTTTCATTAATTGAATGGTGTTACATGAATCAGGACCCTAGTGTCTTTCCTTGGGAGGAGGTCAAAGAACTATATATAGCTCTTCTGGCCCCcaaatttatcattgttttaaagcaatcattatatatataaaacattaagttgttatatgtaaattatttctttGTATATACAACGAAAATATGCCTGACATTAGGCTCttttaatattacaaatatttaagcGATCCTCcccttaaagttgtatttctggtaattttcactgtaacgatacattgcttaaacatttgatatttgaacatgcacatgtaacttattgattaagctccccaaaagaatatgtcggcctataagagcgccgaaatctagggatcatatattcctggttttgaaagctcacatgtgtttgtttacgttttccttctggctaatatgagcaaatcgtgctggtatatgtccacagagcgagtatttgaaacatctaattcacacattgccgtaattcaatattgtgtgtatcaaatattgtaaatattgtaatgtgcaagcattattttctttgtagatccagtctgctgaggtcgaccgcatgttttgtttatgaaaaaaattgttgacatttggtttaacaactctcgtgttacttcgagattgtcgcgacgatgttcggaagagttcggaatgattcggcatctttcgagtttatttttgacgtgtacacgttaaaaagattttttacttctataattaaaaatacttccagtgctgcaactttataaaaagtggtaaaagtagaaagtttaaacctcggaaaGACGGGGggaaatgtgtataacacttcaacagttttcactatgacaaaaagagcgaaagtgatagaccatacaactgtaatataacacagAATGTATTAAAATCAGCCTACCTATCTCCACAGTAATATGATTTGTCTATTGGACTAACCTTTACATCTGCTTGGACCCCCGAATGCTGAAAGATCACACAACAACAGCTTCCTTCTACTTCCTTCATTTTCATATCTGGAGTAACATTTTCTGAAAAGGGGAAAGAACATTTGAAGTTAAGGATCTATTCTAGTGAGGAGAAGACTCGTTTCAACATATCAAagagtttttgttattttttgtttttatgcataataacaaattatataacTGAGAAAAAGATCAAGGACACTGACCAAAACATTTATGCCGGTTTAAAAAGCAgcaattttgttttcttttgaattgTATGTGTTTTGGAAAAAAGTTTGTCATTAGAAATTTGTACTGTGAAGCCTTGAATCTCTCAAAAATAGGGAATGGAGGTAAAATATACATCATAGAGCAAACAAAACGAATTTACTGTGTGATTTTATTATCTTTAAGAAAACACAGTTTTTTTCCTTCAGTGATGCGATTAGGATTTATCGCACTaccaattttgaaaacattgcTTTAGTTTATCGTGAGTATGAAATCACAATTTGCGTTAAATATAGCTGTCTGCGATTCACGCAAGCTCAAAATCAAGCTCGTCACCTTTTTATTCCATTTCATATTAGTATAAactcatatttaaaaaatgtttattagaAAAGTTTGTCATAGGAACAGTTTGACTTATGTATGATTTACGTTTTTATTTAGACAATGTAGTcatgtttttttataatgaacAGTTCGATAATTGTTTTTGTTCGCATTGTCACACCAGTGCCCATACCGAAAATTTAAACAGTTTTCTCATCAACATGGGGTAAAAAGCAAAACTAATAAGCCTGGGCTGGAATCacgccatcttgtttttttacTGTTGTTTTAGCATTATCTAAAAAAACAGGCATGGCGAATATGAATTATTGCAATAATCATAATTAGCGATTGGCTTTTAAGAGTGAATGCTGCCCAAAATTAATAAAGACACACACaaaaatgaagaagaaaaaCCCGAAACCATTTCTAAAATCAAACTCGGTAAATAATTTCTGCTTCAGTAAACACACCTGTGATGTCATCATAGTGAGTATGAGGGACATTGTCCTTTCTAACCATGTAACCAAGGTCGTGTATGATGTCGCCGTCAGTTATCACTGTAAACACTAACTGGTCTGTCTGCAGAATCTCAGGAGTAATGTCTTTCCGTCCCTTCCTATTCTCCAATTCATTGTACTTGTCGACGATGTCGTTGGCTAGAGTGCAGTTATATCGTAATAACGGAAAGTAATCCAAACGACATTTAACTTCATAAACTCGAAGGAGGTTTTCtggaaataaacattaattaaatgCATAATTATTATACATTATGGAAAACTTCAGTAAACCTCGTAGTGCATTGTAGTAATTCTAATTTACCATAATTTGTATGTATTCCGTAGTAGTTCATTGAATACATAGAAATCAATTTTTCCTCGAAAAAACCAAATAGGACGTGTTGCTGGAGAATAATTTGGTAGTCTTATCCATAACGAAAAACCCTCTATATCATTACTTTCAAGTGATCCCCGATTACCGTTATCTGCGACGTTCAGTCATAGacaaatataaaaagaatgAGCTGTTGTACGAATAGTTAGGAGATATCTCCGCTGCTTTAAGCATATTGTACATTCAATTATGTTTCTAATTAACAACACCTTATCAATGTCCATGGAGCGGGCTAATTTTTCCATATGTTGTTTCAATATCTTTGAATGTAAGTAATATTTCCATGTAAATGTGTCTTTACTTAAAAACAAATTCttagatatttatttaatatttaatcttaaattagataatttatttaaactaaaatgtattcaaatcagatgtataaaaaatgataatatctGGAAGacgttgatattacttctttgacccataTCAATACTGTAAAAGATAGGTACTATATCGGAACAGACTTTAATTGGTGTGTCATTGTTCTCCAATGTTTCGGAGAATCTCCAGTGTTTCAGAGAATCTCCAATGTTTCGTTTCGGAGAACACACCGTACTCAAAACCATTTCTGGCTGATTGAGTGATCAATGTGGCATAACACAAGATAAATACCGTGTTCATAACCTGACTGACCCTGCTATGTACAATGCACATATTGCTGTCACCCAGGATGTTTACGTGTATATGAATAACTAATGAAGTAACATTGACATATCAAATAACGTGGATCATTCGAATTAATGACAGCAGGCATTCGAATTATGTTAATGGTATCCGTAATATGATACGGTTATGTCGTAATACTTCAGTAGTATTGGTTTGGTCACGTAATGATTAACAAAGGatagtttttaattttacacCATAGATATTAGCAAAACATTTCAGAATTGATTACCATATACAACTctgtttattttaattgtttcgTTTGACTGTGTCATACTTTCAACCGTGTGTTTGCACACttatttattacattaacaataacatgatttaaaaaaatgttctatTTACTATATTCTGAAAGTCCCTTTCTGTTGAATTTATGTTTGCAATTAACCACAAAGTTTGGTACGTAAAGGGAGGGTTTCGAATTTATCAATGCATCATTTTctgcaacagttactgtaagtGTTTAATGTATGGTAAATGATGTTTCAATTACGTTCCATTCATCTCTTTCAAAACTGCGGTGTCAAATTGCTTGTTTAGCGTTAACGTTTCATATCAATTACGCACTCTTGGCCTCCACAGGATTGACGATATTCTGAGAACAGCTTGCCTCGTTAGCTACCCCATCCATATATCTTCGTAGCTTGCCTCTGGTGAGCCTGTCATTTCCTAAAACAATATTAGAGACGTTTCATAGCCTTAAAGTGCTGAGTCTAGATCTTCATGCACTCCCATTCCAACATCTAAACGAATCAATGTTTTCCTCGAACACTTATGACTCATGAATTCCGAAATACCCAGGCATCATTGTATAATAATAGGATGAACTAATTATGACGATTGGTTAAAATGGAGATTTAGTTTTACCAAGGATGAAAAATTACTAAAtatgttgaaaacaaaatgataccATTAAAAGACTCTTTCATAATGTGGATATGAAGGGATATTCTACCAAATGCTTTACATCATTTTATGATGCCGCAGAAggaagaatatccctatcctttatatccacacAAAAAAGATTACTTTTTCTCATACTTCGacgttttatttcaattttacatttatgaTATCCCGCTATTTTGAAATCTGCTGCGAGTGTACATGCAAATCAATTCTCTATATATGAAAATTGGATGATGTTTTAAACGTAAAACCCATTGTATGTCTCCTTCACAATAAAACCAGAAAGTGAAGCTCAAATTTTACCGAGTGATTTTGTTACCTCAGTTACGTCAGGaaattatatttccattctacttctAGTCTCCGGTTTACTCTATGTAAACCAGATGGGTATATATCGCTATGAACGCCCATCTGGTCAATCATGTGAACTGGAAATCAACATGTGGTCAGTCCATGAAGCTAAGTTGCGGTCGACAAttccatttcacatttttacagtattattagtcCTGACGACATTTCTTCATCGCACCAtcgtttatattttattaaaatgatataagGTAGGCTTTGTGGTAAATGAACTATTCATAGCACTTACTTAGAAAATACATTGGCGAAAGACAGTTCCATTTCTCCACATCTAAAGGTAATTTGGAATCTGAAATGTAGCAATGACGATTATAATACTAATCATAAGATAGAATGCCATGCTACTTTAATCATGAACTACTGAGTCGTCTTCTGGGCTATTTATCAATTACATTTATAGGCTGTGGGTAAGTTGACGAATACTTATGACGATAAAATAGATGTGGCAAATCGCATGGTTTTGACTCGTACACATAAATTAAGCAGTGTATTTTCGACTTTATACAAATTTTCCATATGATGCTCACCGTGATAAGGGGTCTTTGTCTTCTTTGTGGTTACAACTGCTGTATCATGACCATTACAACCAACTGCTCTATCTCCTACAAGATATAGCTATACTTTTTCCTTAAACAACATATTTCATCAGAAAATCCATTACTGTGCAAACTtccaaaattttgaaaagaaaacaaaattaagatgaatatgttttttcatcaatACTTCTCGTTATATGGCTACATCAACTCAACCAAGTCTTTACTGATTTTAAACCCCCAAAATGCCGTTTCTGACACCGGCGATGAAACCAAGGAGGTAAATGTCACTAATATAAGTGTTTGTCTGTCCTTCTGCCATTGGGGGATAACTGGTGTGATATGTTGAAACTTCATACGGTGGTAGCTTATAAGgtaattgtattgtatttggGGTAAAAAGATCAAGTACGAAAGGTCACTTTTATTAACTAGAAAACTGTCACGTCAGAAAAGGCCCTGCTCAATGTGCCTTACGATTCGAAAATGACAGTATAGTACAAGAGAACCTAGAGGGAATGacctatgtctgacaatggaaagagggactttatatatcaaaatccaatGGCTGCCTGTTTGCAATCTTGTAGATGGATCGCTCCAAAAATGtcatatgcacaactagggtcataGGGAAAACCTACCTATGAACTTTGAGACGggtcccttcagtactttctgagaaatagaggtaaaagaATTCAAcaaccaaaatccaagatgtctgACTGTCAGCCATCATGTTGACTgattggttccaaaatgcaatatgcacaacaaaaGCACTAGGGAAagcttacatatgaaatttgagacagatcccttagTTACTTtatgaaaaatagcggtaacaatttTCTGCTATAAATAAATCCAAactggctacctgtcggccattttgttgactgatcagatacaaaatgcaatatgcataactagggtcgGTCGTAAGGGagcctgcatatgaaatttgagacagatactttcagtactttatgagaaatagcagtaaaaacttcaactatcaattATCTCTATTTAAACATGTAAgtaatgaaaatgtgaaaaaaaaaaatccgggaAACATCGCTCGACAACTCTAAAACaccatacatgtttgttttaaaacaagaaaaatatttgctgaatgggatatttttgacagatatgtgaCTTAAACTATCTAAAGTGTGTTTGAACTTTCCTtcaatgaattcaaacattttatcatgtccaaacatttaaaaatcaaacCATACTAAGGAGGTGTTTCTTTTTAGGTTATaaaacctgctgaaacacacGGCTGGACCGGACATGCTTCAAAGTtctctatttataaatatatgcactgctgataAGTAAACACATCATGAAGTTAAAACTTAAGGCATCTATTGTAAAATGGAAAGAGAAAAATACATGTTagaatattttacaattatcttcaaaacgTGTCCTAATTTGGGTAGTGTCACGGTACGTTGAAACAAATATATGAAGAGCTCGATAATATTACTTACGTTTCCTAGAGACGGTGTTTTGTCTACCTCCATTTGGATTAGCCATGAGTTTAGGTTAATCCGTTATTTGTAGCATGAACGTCTACTGGACTAAATCATCAATGAATCGTCAATTAAAATTTCTGAAATGCATAAGgattataaaaaatacaaaacagtgTATAGAATCATTTTTACTTTTTGCGTTGCCTAAGTTTTCGATGAAGGCGATTTCGGTATTTTCACAATGCGTACAAAACAAAGAATGTTTAATGCGACTCCCAAAAGTCTTCTGTAATTCGCATCCATGTTCAAGTAAAATTGGAAACGtcttatatactgtatattcatTGATGCGAATTACAGCTGAATTTCGGGAGTACAAAGAGAGCATACAGGTTAGgttgtaaataaaatgtatctATCCCGAACGATTGACCCTTTCCCCGACCTAATGAGATCAACATGAAATGAATTGAAGCAGTCTTATCTAGAGTAACCCTTGACAGATTATTTCAGACTTGTTTAGATCAAAATAAACTTGACAAACTAGTGTGAAAGTGTTAATCCTTTagatgaaaataatattaatacttaattttgtaattttaatgtataacaGCGACATTTTAAGATTGAATCCCAGTCATTATGAAGACTTTCAATTATCAGCTTGTCACACGAGTAATAATAATGATGTGTGGGTGTATTCACGCGTATCAAATATACTGCAAACAGTTGACAATATTTATTGAACAAAATAAACGGAGTCAGTAAACCCTGAAATAATAAACAACACCTGAGAATATATAGGGACACATAAATGTATCGActactatatcttatatattcaTACTCTAAggttcaaaatatatacatgtatctatttagtatatatttatagtaaattctattttaatttcatggtTACATGTAGTCACAAAgtacatttattttacaatcactttaccatatacatataccaaatCTAATTAACCACGTGCTGGTCATTTGTTAAATTGttccacatacatatacacgttCTAAAAGTCACGGGCATGTTATCTATGAAGTTATAattatagaaaactgaagtaaacatactcacgaatcaagatgagctttggCTATGATATTCGTCACCAAAAAGTCCGTAATGGCCTCAAGTCATACACAGATGAGACCACTTGTTGCAGATACGTTATTTCATTTAGGTTGCTAACAAATTTCTATTTGCAGTATGTTTCGAAATATCAGGTATGTTATGGGATATGGGCTCTAAGCCTAATAACAATGCATAACATCCATGATTTAAAATGTCTGTTTCCCATCTTTTGACTTCTATTGTACATATACCCAGCCCAGTTTTagaatacaaatacatgtattgatcaTACACTGATAGCTTCGTGGCTTCCACTAAATCAATATaagtattaaataatatatccCGAACTTCCAGGTATACTCAAATACAAAAGGTAAACTAAAACTAATAATATCGGTTTTATCCACCTATTTAATCATCACTCAGGTAACACATGGTGTGTGCTCTGTTTCATAATTGGGATATAGTTTACATTTGTTTGGTATGGTATAATAAAGCTACGTCATATTGACAGCTGGTGTCATTTGAAGAAGGCCTTCTGTGTTTGCGATGTAAAGCATGTAGTGACTTTATccgtatattattttttttataaactgtAGCAATTGAAATAGTATGTCTTGAACGCAATTAGTGATTGCCAGAAATTGACCAAACGATAAAGCTTGCTCTTGAAATGATAGTCTTTTCAGTTCTTTACTACCATTTAATATtataagttttataaaatgGGATAATCATTGCAATGATTTTCAAAAAGTAGAGAGACATCGTTAATCCTTCATTTCATATTGTCAGATGGAGGGGCTATGGAGTATGCTGAATAACGTCTGGACACGTCTAAAATGCTtgattaccatggtaacaatatGGGAAAATCTGATTTGGTTGaaagatatgtttaaataaaagtgaaaattaGTACATACAAGCTATAGGGTGTGCTTAATAAGTTTAGAAATACTTTGTTGCCTTGGTAATAAAATAAGGatcactgattggtcaaaattaagattgtaTCTGGCGTAAAAACGATACCGTATTCTCATAGGGATCGcggtggcagagtggttaagatgcctCGACTTATTACCACaggccttccacctctgggtcgcgagttcgaatcccatgtggggcagttgccaggtactgaccgctggcggTAGTTTTcctccaggtactccggctttcc
This genomic window contains:
- the LOC138317855 gene encoding uncharacterized protein isoform X3, producing the protein MANPNGGRQNTVSRKHSKLPLDVEKWNCLSPMYFLRNDRLTRGKLRRYMDGVANEASCSQNIVNPVEAKKNLLRVYEVKCRLDYFPLLRYNCTLANDIVDKYNELENRKGRKDITPEILQTDQLVFTVITDGDIIHDLGYMVRKDNVPHTHYDDITENVTPDMKMKEVEGSCCCVIFQHSGVQADVKAKNIIRASAKPPHPQQPKKDVREIECEMTEKGLRKCLTDFLSGPLFSYAENMVRHIHELARSRTRYGKESIQQIEQAALALLNRSSNNGLASANAGKIPDEVSSALIKLCTQGVLAFGLFSTGLVVFVDENTTREQVEKVTNACRSLQHEPKIVYACKYFLKPTSGTQGDKLINETTNMAGTLGMVTRARIKSKSAPGLSCEKGTVKKGCYRKQEEKTEVCVGLTSGHYFKEGHYATCYFSQTHNEPKRFGQCIASLQLPTDIAVIKVEKEEHCSLNFYDEEGKLCNCVPMRRDMQINDLVYKRGAMTKLTKGYIHSPDFYFRDTDSETTPLCDMTNGYLIQGKDGNLFADKKDSGSVVFCPDPEDYEKETVQIISIQSSNFDEEKIRKLDADGIPLNISLSVRADKCFEKLRVDDIEIILPTKNDME
- the LOC138317855 gene encoding uncharacterized protein isoform X1, which translates into the protein MEVDKTPSLGNKVLKGPVSKFIGDRAVGCNGHDTAVVTTKKTKTPYHDSKLPLDVEKWNCLSPMYFLRNDRLTRGKLRRYMDGVANEASCSQNIVNPVEAKKNLLRVYEVKCRLDYFPLLRYNCTLANDIVDKYNELENRKGRKDITPEILQTDQLVFTVITDGDIIHDLGYMVRKDNVPHTHYDDITENVTPDMKMKEVEGSCCCVIFQHSGVQADVKAKNIIRASAKPPHPQQPKKDVREIECEMTEKGLRKCLTDFLSGPLFSYAENMVRHIHELARSRTRYGKESIQQIEQAALALLNRSSNNGLASANAGKIPDEVSSALIKLCTQGVLAFGLFSTGLVVFVDENTTREQVEKVTNACRSLQHEPKIVYACKYFLKPTSGTQGDKLINETTNMAGTLGMVTRARIKSKSAPGLSCEKGTVKKGCYRKQEEKTEVCVGLTSGHYFKEGHYATCYFSQTHNEPKRFGQCIASLQLPTDIAVIKVEKEEHCSLNFYDEEGKLCNCVPMRRDMQINDLVYKRGAMTKLTKGYIHSPDFYFRDTDSETTPLCDMTNGYLIQGKDGNLFADKKDSGSVVFCPDPEDYEKETVQIISIQSSNFDEEKIRKLDADGIPLNISLSVRADKCFEKLRVDDIEIILPTKNDME
- the LOC138317855 gene encoding uncharacterized protein isoform X2, producing MANPNGGRQNTVSRKRDRAVGCNGHDTAVVTTKKTKTPYHDSKLPLDVEKWNCLSPMYFLRNDRLTRGKLRRYMDGVANEASCSQNIVNPVEAKKNLLRVYEVKCRLDYFPLLRYNCTLANDIVDKYNELENRKGRKDITPEILQTDQLVFTVITDGDIIHDLGYMVRKDNVPHTHYDDITENVTPDMKMKEVEGSCCCVIFQHSGVQADVKAKNIIRASAKPPHPQQPKKDVREIECEMTEKGLRKCLTDFLSGPLFSYAENMVRHIHELARSRTRYGKESIQQIEQAALALLNRSSNNGLASANAGKIPDEVSSALIKLCTQGVLAFGLFSTGLVVFVDENTTREQVEKVTNACRSLQHEPKIVYACKYFLKPTSGTQGDKLINETTNMAGTLGMVTRARIKSKSAPGLSCEKGTVKKGCYRKQEEKTEVCVGLTSGHYFKEGHYATCYFSQTHNEPKRFGQCIASLQLPTDIAVIKVEKEEHCSLNFYDEEGKLCNCVPMRRDMQINDLVYKRGAMTKLTKGYIHSPDFYFRDTDSETTPLCDMTNGYLIQGKDGNLFADKKDSGSVVFCPDPEDYEKETVQIISIQSSNFDEEKIRKLDADGIPLNISLSVRADKCFEKLRVDDIEIILPTKNDME